A region of the Leucobacter komagatae genome:
CGATGATGCGCTCAGCGCCAGCGAGCTTCGCCCCCTGGACCACGTTCAGGCCGACGCCACCGCAACCGATGACGGCGACGGTCGAGCCTGGCTCAACGGCGGCGGTGTTCATCACGGCGCCGACGCCTGTCGCGACCGCGCAGCCGACAACGGCGATGACGTCGAGGGGAGCGTCGTCACGAACCTTGATCGCGCCCGAGGCGGGAACGACGACCTCCTCAGCGAACGACGAGACCCCGAGGTAGTGGTGCAGCGACTCCGCTTCGCCTTCCTCGCCCTCGATGCTCAGGCGCGAGGTGCCGTCGAAGAGTGAACCCTTCGCGTTGATGACCTGGGCGACCTTCTGGCAGCGAGCCTCGTGGCCCTGCAGGCAGTATCGGCACTCGCCACATGGCGGAACCCAGCTGAGCACGACGTGGTCGCCGACGGCGAGCGACGTGACGCCCTCGCCGAGCTCGACGACGACGCCGGAGCCCTCGTGACCCATGACCATCGGCGCGGGGGCTTCCCACTCGCCGCGCTTCACGTGCAGGTCAGAGTGGCAGACGCCAGCCGCTGCGATCTTCACACGGACCTCGCCTGCCTTCGGCGGTGCGAGCGTGACGTCGGCGACGGCGACGCGGGTGTTCGGTTCACGAAACACGACTGCCTTCATGATGTTCCTCCTCCATTGGGGTGCGCTTAGGCGGCGCAAAAGTTCGTCGAAGAGATCGTAAGTACCTGCCATCCGACATGTCACTGTGCCAATCGTCGAACCTGAGAGTGCACCTACGGCATTTGGTACATTTATGGCATGAGTTTCGACCTGCGAACCGTCGCCCGGGTGGTTGCCGGCGTCTACCTCGACAACGGGGTGAGTGACCACA
Encoded here:
- a CDS encoding alcohol dehydrogenase catalytic domain-containing protein is translated as MKAVVFREPNTRVAVADVTLAPPKAGEVRVKIAAAGVCHSDLHVKRGEWEAPAPMVMGHEGSGVVVELGEGVTSLAVGDHVVLSWVPPCGECRYCLQGHEARCQKVAQVINAKGSLFDGTSRLSIEGEEGEAESLHHYLGVSSFAEEVVVPASGAIKVRDDAPLDVIAVVGCAVATGVGAVMNTAAVEPGSTVAVIGCGGVGLNVVQGAKLAGAERIIAIDVVPEKTDMAMQFGATDRIDASEGNAVEQLFELIPDGVDYAFDAIGRTVTTEQAIQMLGLGGAAVIVGLPPTGAKASFEPLVLAEADQRILGSNYGSVRPSIDIPALVDRYMDGQLKLDPLISGRRSLDEAADALDDLASGGVLRTLLIP